Proteins from a single region of Cupriavidus sp. MP-37:
- the pcaD gene encoding 3-oxoadipate enol-lactonase produces MPFADLPDVRLHYRLDGAEHLPVLVLSNSLGTSLDMWAPQVDAFSQHFRVLRYDTRGHGQSSVPPGPYSIAQLGGDVIGLLDHLGIGQASFCGLSMGGITGMWLALNHAPRLRKLVLCNTAAYIGPPENWTNRAAAVERDGMASIAAAVVDKWLTPAYAAAHPELVGSLRAMLGASPAAGYAANCLAVRDADLRAEVGGIAMPTLVIAGSGDLPTPPRDGVYLAQTIPGAHYVELEAAHISNLEQPQAFGKVVLDFLAR; encoded by the coding sequence ATGCCCTTCGCCGATCTTCCCGACGTCCGCCTGCACTACCGCCTCGATGGCGCCGAGCACCTGCCGGTGCTGGTGCTGTCCAACTCCCTCGGCACCAGCCTGGACATGTGGGCCCCGCAGGTGGATGCCTTCAGCCAGCATTTCCGTGTGCTGCGCTACGACACGCGCGGGCATGGCCAGTCATCGGTGCCGCCCGGTCCCTACAGCATCGCGCAACTGGGCGGCGACGTGATCGGGCTGCTCGACCATCTTGGCATCGGCCAGGCCAGCTTCTGCGGCCTGTCGATGGGCGGCATCACCGGCATGTGGCTGGCGCTGAACCATGCGCCGCGGCTGCGCAAGCTGGTGCTGTGCAATACCGCGGCGTATATCGGCCCGCCCGAAAACTGGACCAACCGTGCCGCGGCGGTCGAGCGCGACGGCATGGCGTCGATCGCCGCGGCGGTGGTCGACAAGTGGCTGACCCCGGCCTACGCGGCCGCGCATCCGGAACTGGTGGGGTCGCTGCGCGCCATGCTCGGCGCCAGCCCGGCCGCGGGCTATGCCGCCAACTGCCTGGCGGTGCGCGACGCCGACCTGCGCGCCGAGGTCGGCGGCATCGCCATGCCCACGCTGGTGATTGCCGGCTCGGGCGACCTGCCGACGCCGCCGCGCGATGGCGTGTATCTGGCGCAGACGATTCCCGGCGCGCACTACGTCGAGCTGGAAGCCGCGCATATCTCCAACCTGGAGCAGCCACAGGCCTTCGGCAAGGTCGTGCTCGATTTCCTGGCCCGCTGA
- a CDS encoding DUF1254 domain-containing protein — protein sequence MKPILRQLAGAVTLAVMLSGCATGPDYAGNPAAAEQPPSDQAMKALSAEVFTFAYPMVLMDVTRELMTLRTPANTFSHKRTFPDATFTDVVSPNADTLYSSAWLDLSREPVILSVPDTRGRYYLMPLMDAWTNVFAAPGKRTTGTRRGNFAITGPDWRGTLPKGMQEIRSPTSMVWLIGRTQASGKQDFAAVHRLQDQYRLTPLSAWGGGRRVPDKAAARPALDPNSAPVEQVAAMDAQAFFTRFAALLPANPPAPADSAMVEKMRRMGIRPGVPFKTTVMEPSTARAVQEGATAALAAIEQAARKGNADAGNGWVMHRDLGTYGTSYGRRAVTAWVGLGANLPEDAIYASTRTDANGKPLQGGARYVLHFDKHQLPPARAFWSLTLYNERQAFVPNPIRRYAIGSRDRLRYNRDGSLDIYIQHERPAGARAANWLPAPPDGLNMMLRAYWPEQALLDGTWMPPPVMRVN from the coding sequence ATGAAGCCTATCCTTCGTCAACTGGCGGGCGCGGTCACGCTCGCCGTCATGCTGTCCGGCTGCGCTACCGGGCCCGACTATGCCGGCAACCCGGCGGCCGCCGAGCAGCCGCCCTCCGACCAGGCCATGAAGGCCTTGTCCGCCGAGGTCTTCACCTTTGCCTATCCGATGGTGCTGATGGACGTGACGCGCGAGCTGATGACGCTGCGCACGCCCGCCAACACCTTCAGCCACAAGCGCACCTTCCCGGATGCCACCTTCACCGATGTGGTCAGCCCCAATGCCGACACGCTGTACTCGTCGGCGTGGCTGGATCTGTCGCGCGAGCCGGTGATCCTGTCCGTGCCCGATACGCGCGGGCGCTATTACCTGATGCCGCTGATGGATGCCTGGACCAATGTGTTTGCCGCACCGGGCAAGCGCACCACCGGCACCCGCCGCGGCAACTTCGCCATCACCGGCCCTGACTGGCGCGGCACGCTGCCCAAGGGCATGCAGGAGATCCGCTCGCCCACCTCGATGGTCTGGCTGATCGGCCGCACCCAGGCCAGCGGCAAGCAGGACTTCGCGGCGGTGCACCGGCTGCAGGACCAGTACCGGCTGACGCCGCTGTCGGCCTGGGGCGGCGGCCGCCGCGTGCCGGACAAGGCCGCGGCGCGGCCCGCGCTGGACCCCAACAGCGCCCCGGTCGAGCAGGTGGCAGCCATGGATGCGCAGGCGTTCTTCACGCGCTTTGCCGCGCTGCTGCCGGCCAACCCGCCGGCGCCGGCCGACAGCGCGATGGTCGAGAAGATGCGCCGCATGGGCATCCGCCCGGGCGTGCCGTTCAAGACCACGGTGATGGAACCGTCCACCGCGCGGGCCGTGCAGGAAGGGGCCACGGCCGCGCTGGCGGCGATCGAGCAGGCGGCGCGCAAGGGCAATGCCGACGCCGGCAACGGCTGGGTCATGCATCGCGACCTGGGCACCTACGGCACCAGCTATGGCCGCCGCGCGGTCACGGCATGGGTAGGGCTGGGCGCCAACCTGCCGGAGGACGCGATCTACGCCTCGACCCGCACCGATGCCAACGGCAAGCCGCTGCAGGGCGGGGCGCGCTACGTGCTGCACTTCGACAAGCACCAGCTGCCGCCGGCGCGCGCGTTCTGGTCGCTGACGCTGTACAACGAGCGCCAGGCCTTTGTCCCGAACCCGATCCGGCGCTACGCCATCGGCAGCCGCGACCGCCTGCGCTACAACCGCGACGGCTCGCTCGACATCTACATCCAGCATGAACGCCCGGCCGGCGCCCGGGCCGCCAACTGGCTGCCGGCGCCGCCCGATGGCCTGAACATGATGCTGCGCGCGTACTGGCCGGAACAGGCGCTGCTCGACGGCACCTGGATGCCGCCGCCGGTGATGCGCGTGAACTGA
- the metE gene encoding 5-methyltetrahydropteroyltriglutamate--homocysteine S-methyltransferase → MARTHILGFPRIGERRELKFAQEAFWRGERTEAELREVAAQLRRRHWQLQAERGLDTVATGDFAYYDQMLSLTALLGALPRRFGFDPAQLTLAQYFELARGNREQPAMEMTKWFDTNYHYLVPELDADTTFDGGPQWFFEETDEALALGLRARPALIGPVTYLWLSKSHVPGFDRLSLLPRLLQAYRRILGQLKARGIEWVQIDEPALCLDLEPAWLDAFERAYAALREGGPKLLLATYFDTAADHAQRAAALPVDGFHIDLVRAPDQLAAWQAALPGHAVLSLGVIDGRNIWRTDLRRVLDLLRPLHRALGERLWLAPSCSLLHVPVSLAQESRLDAELKSWLAFATEKLDELSVLARALNQGDGIVADALAASDAAQASRRSSRRVVNPRVQQRLAGVTDAMAHRASPFAERIERQRAALALPLLPTTTIGSFPQTAAIRQTRAAFKRGEIGALEYLERIRAEIALAVRKQEALGLDVLVHGEAERNDMVEYFGEQLCGYGFTENGWVQSYGSRCVKPPVIYGDVYRPEPMTVDTARYAQSLTERPMKGMLTGPITMLQWSFVRDDQPRATTARQLALAIRDEVCDLEQAGIRVIQIDEPALREGLPLRRADWDSYLDWAVTAFRLSASGVQDQTQIHTHMCYAEFNDILPAIAAMDADVITVETSRSAMELLEGFGDFDYPNEIGPGVYDIHSPRVPSVQAMERLLDRACEVVPPQRLWVNPDCGLKTRGWEETEAALANMVSAARALRQRLSAPEIAAWKRVERTPAAGIAPAPHAAGACTACATHAH, encoded by the coding sequence ATGGCACGCACCCATATCCTCGGCTTTCCCCGCATCGGCGAGCGCCGCGAACTGAAGTTTGCGCAAGAAGCGTTCTGGCGCGGCGAACGCACCGAAGCCGAGCTGCGCGAGGTGGCCGCCCAGCTGCGCCGCCGCCACTGGCAGCTGCAGGCCGAACGCGGCCTGGACACCGTCGCCACCGGCGACTTTGCCTACTACGACCAGATGCTGAGCCTGACCGCGCTGCTGGGCGCGCTGCCGCGCCGCTTCGGCTTCGACCCGGCGCAACTCACGCTGGCGCAGTATTTCGAGCTGGCGCGCGGCAACCGCGAGCAGCCAGCGATGGAAATGACCAAGTGGTTCGACACCAACTACCACTACCTGGTCCCGGAGCTGGACGCCGACACCACCTTCGACGGCGGGCCGCAATGGTTCTTCGAGGAAACCGATGAAGCGCTGGCGCTGGGGCTGCGCGCCCGTCCGGCGCTGATCGGGCCGGTCACCTACCTGTGGCTGTCGAAGAGCCATGTGCCGGGCTTCGACCGGCTGTCGCTGCTGCCGCGGCTGCTGCAGGCGTATCGCCGCATCCTGGGCCAGCTGAAGGCACGCGGCATCGAATGGGTGCAGATCGATGAGCCGGCGCTGTGCCTGGATCTGGAACCGGCCTGGCTCGATGCCTTCGAGCGCGCCTATGCCGCGCTGCGTGAGGGCGGCCCGAAGCTGTTGCTGGCGACTTACTTTGATACCGCGGCCGACCATGCGCAGCGCGCGGCGGCCTTGCCTGTCGATGGCTTCCACATCGACCTGGTGCGCGCCCCCGACCAGCTGGCGGCATGGCAGGCCGCGCTGCCCGGCCATGCGGTGCTGTCGCTGGGCGTGATCGACGGCCGCAATATCTGGCGCACCGACCTGCGCCGCGTGCTGGACCTGCTGCGCCCGCTGCACCGCGCGCTGGGCGAGCGCCTGTGGCTGGCGCCGTCGTGCTCGCTGCTGCATGTGCCGGTGTCGCTGGCGCAGGAGTCGCGGCTCGATGCCGAGCTAAAGTCCTGGCTCGCCTTCGCCACCGAAAAGCTCGACGAACTGTCGGTACTGGCACGCGCGCTCAACCAGGGCGACGGGATCGTCGCCGATGCGCTGGCCGCGTCGGACGCCGCACAGGCATCGCGCCGGAGCTCGCGGCGCGTGGTTAACCCGCGCGTGCAGCAGCGCCTGGCTGGCGTGACTGACGCAATGGCGCACCGCGCCAGCCCCTTTGCCGAGCGCATCGAGCGCCAGCGCGCGGCGCTTGCGCTGCCGCTGTTGCCGACCACCACGATCGGCTCGTTCCCGCAGACCGCGGCGATCCGGCAAACCCGGGCCGCCTTCAAGCGCGGCGAGATCGGTGCGCTGGAATACCTGGAGCGCATCCGCGCCGAGATCGCGCTGGCGGTGCGCAAGCAGGAAGCGCTGGGGCTGGATGTGCTGGTGCACGGCGAGGCCGAGCGCAACGACATGGTCGAATACTTCGGCGAGCAACTGTGCGGCTACGGCTTCACCGAGAACGGCTGGGTGCAGAGCTATGGCTCGCGCTGCGTCAAGCCGCCGGTGATCTACGGCGACGTGTACCGCCCGGAACCGATGACGGTCGACACGGCCCGCTACGCGCAGTCGCTGACCGAGCGGCCGATGAAGGGCATGCTGACCGGCCCCATCACCATGCTGCAGTGGTCCTTCGTGCGCGACGACCAGCCGCGTGCCACCACCGCGCGCCAGCTGGCGCTGGCGATCCGCGACGAGGTGTGCGACCTCGAGCAGGCCGGCATCCGCGTGATCCAGATCGACGAACCGGCGCTGCGCGAAGGGCTGCCGCTGCGCCGCGCCGACTGGGACAGCTATCTGGACTGGGCCGTGACCGCGTTCCGCCTGTCGGCCAGCGGCGTGCAGGACCAGACCCAGATCCATACGCATATGTGCTATGCCGAATTCAACGACATCCTGCCCGCGATCGCGGCGATGGACGCGGACGTGATCACCGTCGAGACCTCGCGCTCGGCGATGGAACTGCTGGAGGGCTTCGGCGATTTCGACTACCCCAACGAGATCGGCCCGGGCGTCTATGACATCCACTCGCCGCGCGTGCCGTCGGTGCAGGCGATGGAGCGGCTGCTGGACCGCGCCTGCGAGGTGGTGCCGCCGCAGCGGCTGTGGGTCAATCCTGACTGCGGGCTGAAGACGCGCGGCTGGGAGGAAACCGAAGCGGCGCTGGCCAACATGGTCAGCGCGGCCCGCGCGCTGCGCCAGCGCCTGTCGGCGCCGGAAATCGCGGCGTGGAAGCGTGTCGAGCGCACTCCCGCTGCCGGCATCGCACCAGCGCCGCACGCGGCCGGCGCCTGCACCGCCTGCGCCACGCACGCGCACTGA